A genome region from Chryseobacterium sp. G0186 includes the following:
- a CDS encoding OmpA family protein, with translation MKFTKTYVGALFLSSALLLTSCDAVQNSNHQQRGTAVGVASGAVLGGILGNNVGKGGNGALGAVLGGIIGGVAGNVIGNKMDKQAKDIKETLPGAQVERVGDGIKVTMNESIVNFAFDSSNLTSVAQANLDKLEKVLEDNPDTNINIYGHTDSKGADAYNLKLSQRRADAVKAYLASKGIASNRMFTKGEGEGMPVASNDTEEGRAKNRRVEFAITANEKMINDAKQGQ, from the coding sequence ATGAAATTTACTAAAACATACGTAGGAGCCCTTTTCTTATCATCAGCATTATTATTGACAAGCTGTGATGCGGTTCAGAATTCAAATCATCAACAAAGAGGTACTGCTGTAGGTGTTGCGTCAGGAGCGGTATTGGGAGGTATCTTAGGAAATAATGTAGGTAAAGGCGGAAATGGTGCCTTAGGAGCTGTACTAGGAGGTATTATTGGTGGTGTTGCTGGTAACGTTATCGGTAATAAAATGGATAAGCAGGCTAAAGATATTAAAGAAACTTTACCGGGTGCTCAGGTAGAAAGAGTAGGAGACGGTATCAAGGTTACAATGAATGAAAGTATTGTAAACTTTGCATTTGATTCTTCAAACCTTACTTCTGTAGCTCAGGCTAACCTAGATAAATTAGAAAAAGTATTGGAAGATAACCCTGATACCAATATTAATATTTACGGACACACAGACAGTAAAGGTGCAGATGCTTATAATTTGAAACTTTCTCAAAGAAGAGCAGATGCTGTAAAAGCTTATTTAGCATCAAAAGGAATTGCTTCAAACAGAATGTTTACTAAAGGTGAAGGAGAAGGAATGCCTGTAGCAAGTAACGATACAGAAGAGGGAAGAGCTAAAAACAGAAGAGTAGAGTTCGCTATTACTGCCAATGAAAAAATGATTAATGATGCCAAACAAGGTCAATAA
- a CDS encoding lipocalin family protein, which yields MKKLLLAGMLGTSLFAVSCFPGKNAATAQNQRAEFLKLKGDWQIVSVDYEKGYKIKPFDEGADAQCFVGSHWRLIPNNWTGAYTLNGGGNCPAITQPIKFEIKNGDTFMFKKIMEGTKAKQNTAGYTLTVINQSTDQFSLQQDVPFEGGNVKVVYNFERAGMK from the coding sequence ATGAAAAAGTTATTACTTGCAGGGATGTTAGGAACATCACTTTTTGCAGTGTCTTGTTTCCCAGGAAAAAACGCAGCTACAGCTCAAAATCAAAGAGCTGAATTTCTTAAATTAAAAGGAGATTGGCAGATTGTGAGCGTAGATTACGAAAAAGGATATAAAATTAAGCCTTTTGATGAAGGGGCAGACGCACAGTGCTTCGTAGGAAGCCACTGGAGATTAATTCCGAATAACTGGACAGGTGCTTACACCTTAAATGGAGGTGGAAATTGCCCGGCTATTACTCAACCTATCAAGTTTGAAATTAAAAACGGTGATACCTTTATGTTTAAGAAAATTATGGAGGGTACAAAAGCGAAACAAAATACAGCAGGATATACTTTAACAGTAATCAATCAAAGTACAGATCAGTTCTCACTTCAGCAAGACGTTCCATTTGAAGGAGGAAATGTAAAAGTTGTTTACAACTTCGAAAGAGCTGGAATGAAATAA
- a CDS encoding decaprenyl-phosphate phosphoribosyltransferase: MKKYLKLLRVEQWVKNLFVFVPLFFSGNITNLDLLAKSIFAFFIFSLAASVVYILNDYTDIEADKKHPEKRRRPLASGAISKSKAIGILIGLVIADIALVGVAQLYFHEPLWKFATIIAFYVVMNLAYTFRLKHVPIIDIFIIAIGFVLRVLAGGYITGISISQWAILLTFVLALVLAIGKRRGELINAQVSGKTRKALDGYNVQFADIALSISITLAIVCYLMFTLSPEVQARFHERVFYTVVFVVFALLRYLQQTLVYNRTESPTKIVYRDRYIQATLLLWVATFLIQIYFKK; encoded by the coding sequence ATGAAGAAATATTTGAAACTGCTCCGCGTGGAGCAATGGGTGAAAAACCTTTTTGTATTTGTCCCTCTATTTTTTTCAGGTAATATTACCAACCTGGATCTCCTTGCCAAAAGTATCTTTGCTTTTTTCATCTTTTCGTTAGCTGCAAGTGTTGTGTATATTCTGAATGACTATACTGATATTGAGGCAGATAAGAAACATCCGGAGAAGAGAAGACGTCCTCTGGCCAGTGGTGCAATCTCAAAATCCAAGGCCATAGGAATTCTCATTGGACTTGTCATTGCAGATATTGCTCTGGTAGGTGTTGCTCAGCTTTATTTTCATGAGCCGTTATGGAAGTTCGCAACTATCATTGCATTTTATGTCGTGATGAATCTTGCGTATACCTTTAGATTGAAGCATGTTCCCATCATTGACATTTTCATTATTGCGATAGGATTCGTACTGCGGGTTCTTGCAGGTGGTTATATCACGGGAATCAGTATTTCACAATGGGCTATTTTGCTTACGTTTGTATTGGCTTTGGTACTTGCTATCGGAAAGAGAAGAGGTGAACTAATCAATGCACAGGTTTCAGGAAAAACAAGGAAAGCATTGGATGGATATAACGTACAGTTTGCAGATATTGCGCTGTCTATTTCCATAACGCTTGCCATTGTATGTTACCTGATGTTTACCCTGTCACCGGAAGTTCAGGCAAGATTCCATGAAAGAGTTTTCTATACAGTGGTCTTTGTGGTTTTTGCCCTTTTAAGGTATCTGCAGCAGACACTGGTGTACAACAGAACAGAATCTCCTACAAAAA
- a CDS encoding S8 family serine peptidase, with translation MKKVLLAAVFLTGFSFSFAQESKAKSIDPNEDKDLMMWYHKDFSTSKVYGVNTANAYKYLESKGLKPTTVIVGVLDSGVQVDHPGLVKNMWTNPNEVPGNGKDDDGNGYVDDIHGWNFIGGKNGDIGVDNMEVTRVVAKYQSIFEGDDSAKNKANQAKMPEEFAMYMKARELFTKKSIEAKQNFQTYSMINDLIPNMVKLLAGKSVTAENIAAIKKPTEQKDAIALEVLGQVSQGPEFKGKSSAEFEKLMKEQMKEAIDHYAPSAKQYDLSYDPRKQIVGDNYDDYSEKNYGNNHYEGPDAEHGTHVAGIIAGLPQGKEIQHGIASKVAKIMTVRAVPDGDERDKDVANAIKYAVDNGAKILNMSFGKPVSPGKNVVWDAFKYAEDKGVLLVKAAGNENEDVAEHLAYPTNYKNVNDEKPFVNNVIVVGASTNDNNALRASFSNFNKKMVDVFAPGERIYSTVKGSKYEYLDGTSMASPVVAGAAAVLLAYMPNLQPVQIIEALKKSSNLSTSNGFSDFSGAGGVIDVKKAAEYAYNNFYNGTKAPVVKKKAKAVKK, from the coding sequence ATGAAAAAGGTATTATTAGCTGCAGTTTTTTTGACAGGTTTTAGTTTCTCTTTTGCACAAGAGTCTAAAGCTAAAAGTATAGATCCTAATGAAGATAAAGATCTGATGATGTGGTATCATAAAGATTTTTCCACTTCAAAAGTATATGGGGTAAATACAGCAAATGCATATAAATATCTGGAGTCAAAAGGTCTGAAGCCTACAACAGTAATTGTAGGAGTTTTAGACAGTGGAGTACAGGTAGATCACCCTGGATTGGTTAAAAACATGTGGACCAACCCCAACGAAGTGCCTGGAAATGGAAAAGATGACGATGGAAACGGATACGTTGATGATATTCATGGCTGGAATTTCATAGGAGGAAAAAATGGAGACATCGGTGTTGATAATATGGAAGTAACCAGAGTGGTTGCTAAATATCAGTCGATCTTCGAAGGAGATGATTCAGCAAAAAACAAAGCGAATCAGGCTAAAATGCCGGAAGAATTTGCCATGTATATGAAAGCCAGGGAACTTTTTACAAAGAAAAGTATTGAAGCAAAGCAAAACTTCCAGACCTATTCCATGATCAATGATCTGATCCCGAACATGGTGAAATTGTTGGCAGGAAAGTCTGTAACTGCAGAAAATATTGCAGCCATTAAGAAACCTACAGAACAGAAAGACGCCATTGCATTGGAGGTTCTAGGACAGGTGTCTCAAGGACCGGAATTTAAAGGGAAATCTTCAGCAGAGTTTGAAAAATTGATGAAAGAGCAAATGAAGGAAGCTATCGATCATTATGCACCTTCAGCAAAACAATATGACCTTTCCTATGATCCGAGAAAACAAATTGTAGGAGATAATTATGATGACTATTCAGAAAAGAACTATGGAAACAACCATTATGAGGGACCTGATGCCGAGCATGGTACTCACGTAGCAGGAATCATTGCCGGACTTCCACAAGGAAAAGAAATACAACATGGAATAGCTTCCAAAGTTGCTAAAATTATGACCGTAAGAGCCGTGCCGGATGGTGATGAAAGAGATAAAGACGTTGCCAATGCCATAAAATATGCTGTAGATAATGGGGCTAAAATTCTTAACATGAGTTTTGGTAAACCAGTTTCTCCAGGTAAAAATGTTGTTTGGGATGCTTTTAAGTATGCTGAGGATAAAGGAGTACTTTTAGTAAAGGCAGCAGGTAATGAGAATGAAGATGTAGCAGAACATTTGGCATATCCTACAAACTATAAAAATGTTAATGATGAAAAACCTTTCGTTAATAATGTGATTGTAGTAGGGGCAAGTACGAATGATAATAATGCCTTAAGAGCAAGCTTCTCAAACTTCAATAAAAAAATGGTTGATGTTTTTGCTCCCGGAGAAAGAATTTACTCTACCGTTAAAGGAAGCAAATATGAGTACCTGGATGGAACTTCAATGGCATCTCCGGTTGTAGCAGGAGCGGCAGCAGTTTTATTGGCTTATATGCCCAATCTGCAACCAGTTCAGATTATTGAAGCATTAAAAAAATCAAGTAACCTAAGTACTTCAAATGGCTTTAGTGATTTTTCCGGAGCCGGAGGAGTAATAGATGTGAAAAAAGCTGCAGAATATGCCTATAACAATTTTTATAACGGAACTAAAGCGCCTGTGGTAAAAAAGAAAGCAAAAGCAGTAAAAAAATAA